One segment of Zhihengliuella halotolerans DNA contains the following:
- a CDS encoding ParA family protein, whose amino-acid sequence MQVVSISSLKGGVGKTSVTLGLASAALAAGTPTLVVDLDPHADASTGLGVALSDPQQEVGRQIKAGRRGDLEAHAAVSPWTQRGKTAQGAVLDVAVGGAFGTVYDRPDLRNRDLRRLKSLLEKTSKYQLVLIDCPPSLNGLTRMAWTASHQAVLVAEPSLFSVAGTERTMRALDMFRNEFNTGLNSINVVANRFRDTSTEQRFRLSEMRRMFGSQLLTPVLPDQADWQQIQGAAYSVHQWPGESARTTATHFDQLLKGLSGTSGAAKRSRVRTSAP is encoded by the coding sequence GTGCAGGTTGTGAGCATCAGCAGTCTCAAAGGCGGGGTCGGGAAGACGTCCGTAACATTGGGTCTGGCGTCTGCGGCGTTGGCCGCCGGCACTCCGACTCTCGTCGTGGATCTGGACCCCCATGCCGACGCCAGCACCGGCCTCGGCGTCGCTCTGTCCGACCCCCAGCAGGAGGTCGGCCGGCAGATCAAGGCAGGCCGCCGCGGCGATCTGGAAGCGCACGCGGCCGTGAGCCCGTGGACCCAACGCGGCAAGACCGCACAGGGTGCAGTGCTCGACGTGGCCGTCGGCGGGGCCTTCGGCACCGTGTATGACCGCCCGGACCTGCGCAACCGCGATCTGCGGCGGCTGAAGTCCCTGCTCGAGAAGACGTCGAAGTACCAGCTCGTACTCATCGACTGCCCGCCCTCGCTCAACGGGCTGACCCGCATGGCGTGGACGGCCAGCCATCAGGCGGTTCTCGTCGCCGAGCCGAGCCTCTTCTCCGTCGCAGGAACCGAGCGCACGATGCGTGCACTCGACATGTTCCGCAACGAATTCAACACGGGACTCAACTCCATCAACGTGGTCGCCAACCGCTTCCGCGACACGTCGACGGAACAGCGCTTCCGGCTTTCCGAGATGCGGCGCATGTTCGGCTCCCAGCTGTTGACCCCGGTCCTTCCGGATCAGGCCGACTGGCAGCAGATTCAGGGCGCCGCATACTCTGTGCACCAGTGGCCCGGCGAATCCGCGCGGACCACGGCCACGCACTTCGACCAATTGCTCAAGGGCCTCAGCGGAACGTCGGGCGCGGCCAAGCGCTCGCGCGTTCGCACATCGGCGCCCTAG
- a CDS encoding MerR family transcriptional regulator, whose product MSPTSDHRAEPGSHAATAARHAQGLLFTEDLPVLDEDAGYRGPIVCKAAGITYRQLDYWARTGLVEPAVRGAHGSGSQRLYSFRDILVLKVVKRLLDTGVSLQQIRTAVGHLRERGVEDLAQITLMSDGASVYECTSADEVIDLVQGGQGVFGIAVGRVWREVEGSLSELPSEHAAAEESFPEDELSRRRAAKKATAS is encoded by the coding sequence GTGAGTCCGACAAGCGATCACCGCGCCGAGCCGGGCAGCCATGCTGCCACGGCCGCCAGGCATGCCCAGGGCTTGCTGTTCACGGAGGACCTCCCGGTTCTCGACGAAGATGCGGGCTACCGTGGCCCGATCGTCTGCAAGGCGGCAGGAATCACCTACCGCCAGCTGGACTATTGGGCCCGCACCGGCCTCGTGGAACCCGCGGTACGCGGTGCGCACGGCTCAGGCAGCCAGCGCCTCTACAGTTTCCGTGACATTCTCGTGCTCAAGGTCGTCAAGCGTCTACTCGACACGGGCGTGTCACTTCAGCAGATCCGCACCGCCGTGGGCCATCTCCGTGAGCGTGGCGTCGAGGATCTCGCCCAGATCACCCTCATGTCCGACGGCGCCTCCGTCTACGAGTGCACGTCCGCAGACGAGGTCATCGATCTGGTCCAGGGCGGCCAGGGTGTCTTCGGCATCGCCGTCGGCCGCGTCTGGCGCGAGGTGGAGGGCAGCCTCTCCGAGCTGCCGAGCGAGCACGCCGCCGCGGAGGAGAGTTTTCCCGAAGACGAGCTGAGCCGTCGCCGCGCAGCTAAGAAAGCGACCGCCAGCTAG
- a CDS encoding bifunctional nuclease family protein gives MMDIDVVGVRIELPSNQPLILLKEHDGERHLPIWIGAPEASAIAMSLQGITTPRPMTHDLMVGIIQAAGQEVSEVKIVDVQDAVFYARIVLSNGAEVDSRASDAVALALRTGAPLRCAEQVVEEAGVLVSGDESGEPSEQNEEQVREFREFLADIEPEDFDK, from the coding sequence ATGATGGACATCGACGTTGTAGGGGTACGTATCGAGTTGCCCTCGAACCAGCCGCTGATCCTCCTGAAGGAACACGACGGCGAGCGGCACCTGCCCATTTGGATCGGCGCGCCGGAGGCATCCGCGATCGCCATGAGTCTGCAGGGGATCACGACCCCGCGGCCGATGACTCACGATCTGATGGTCGGAATCATTCAGGCAGCGGGGCAGGAGGTCTCGGAGGTCAAGATCGTCGACGTCCAAGATGCCGTCTTCTATGCCCGCATCGTGCTGTCCAATGGTGCGGAAGTGGATTCGCGGGCGTCCGACGCGGTTGCGTTGGCCCTGCGTACCGGGGCTCCGCTGCGTTGCGCGGAACAAGTCGTCGAGGAAGCTGGCGTGTTGGTCTCCGGCGACGAGTCGGGGGAGCCCAGCGAGCAGAACGAGGAGCAGGTACGGGAGTTCCGGGAGTTTCTGGCGGACATCGAACCAGAGGACTTCGACAAGTGA
- a CDS encoding MerR family transcriptional regulator, whose translation MVSSANARRQTTAGEPVRPQVLNIGEVLSELSDDFPQITASKIRFLEEKGLITPQRTAAGYRKYTPGDIDRLRFILALQRDQYLPLKVIKDYLDAVDRGERPEQLPGGLKLAPRSVSEQLAQELSGHTRDLTRSELIGGSGASDELVEELLAFGLIESDGDRFNEHSARVVASAVKLAGFGIEPRHLRAFRTAADRELGLVERAIAPVSSRKTVSSRAHAAETAREISDACLALHTALVQGAISKLDH comes from the coding sequence TTGGTTTCATCCGCAAACGCACGCCGGCAAACCACCGCCGGTGAGCCGGTGCGCCCGCAGGTGCTCAATATTGGCGAGGTGCTCTCAGAGCTCTCGGACGATTTCCCGCAGATCACCGCGTCCAAGATCCGCTTCCTCGAGGAAAAGGGCCTCATCACCCCGCAGCGGACCGCTGCCGGCTATCGCAAGTACACTCCCGGCGATATCGACCGGCTGCGCTTCATCCTGGCCCTCCAACGAGACCAGTACCTGCCGCTGAAGGTCATCAAGGACTATCTCGATGCGGTCGATCGAGGCGAGCGCCCCGAGCAGTTGCCCGGCGGGCTCAAACTCGCCCCCCGCAGCGTGAGTGAGCAGCTCGCCCAGGAGCTCTCCGGCCACACCCGCGATCTGACGCGCTCCGAGCTCATCGGGGGCAGCGGGGCCAGTGACGAGCTCGTCGAGGAGCTGTTGGCGTTCGGCCTGATCGAATCCGACGGAGACCGATTCAATGAGCACAGCGCCCGCGTCGTCGCCTCCGCAGTGAAGCTGGCAGGCTTCGGCATCGAGCCGCGGCACCTGCGGGCCTTCCGGACGGCTGCCGATCGCGAACTGGGGCTCGTCGAGCGTGCCATTGCGCCCGTGAGCTCTCGCAAGACCGTGTCGTCGCGCGCCCACGCCGCGGAAACAGCCCGCGAGATCAGTGACGCGTGCCTCGCGCTGCACACCGCCCTCGTACAGGGTGCCATTTCGAAGCTGGATCACTAG
- a CDS encoding FHA domain-containing protein — MGGHEDLGESTQTPAERATETTNISLPPAPEAPAVAHTLSTEEREAVAALPGGSALLIAHDGPNRGARFLLDEEVTTAGRHPEADIFLDDVTVSRRHAEFRRTESGFDVADAGSLNGTYVNHDRVDAVALRTGAEVRIGKFRLTFYAGAQAS; from the coding sequence ATGGGTGGTCACGAGGATCTGGGCGAGTCGACACAGACGCCGGCGGAGCGGGCGACTGAGACGACCAACATCAGTCTGCCGCCAGCACCGGAGGCCCCCGCGGTCGCTCACACCCTGTCGACCGAGGAACGCGAGGCCGTTGCGGCACTTCCCGGTGGATCCGCTCTGCTCATCGCGCACGATGGACCCAACCGCGGCGCGCGTTTCCTGCTCGACGAGGAAGTCACGACCGCCGGCCGTCACCCGGAGGCCGACATTTTCCTCGACGACGTCACCGTCTCGCGCCGGCACGCGGAGTTCCGCCGCACGGAGTCGGGCTTCGACGTCGCGGACGCCGGAAGCCTGAACGGGACCTACGTCAACCACGACCGCGTCGACGCCGTTGCGTTGCGCACGGGCGCTGAGGTGAGGATCGGAAAGTTCCGACTCACCTTCTATGCAGGCGCGCAGGCCTCCTAG